The Changchengzhania lutea genomic sequence ATTTTTTGCAAATATAAATGTTTAAGCCTATAGTTACTCCAAACTATTTTTACAATAAATAATAATTTTAATCCTGATAAATTAATGGGTTTGGATAGAATACAGCCAAGGCAAACCAATAGCTAACGACGGATTTTGCTCCAGTAAGTGTTTCTCCTTTTCTAGGTCCAGCAATAGCCTTTCCGAAAACGTCCCATTTATTTCCTTCATCATCTTTAAAAAAGACCCCTTCAGAACTATTAAAATCATATTCAAAATTTAAATTAATATAATCTCCTGTCAGCTCAAATGCATATATTAAACTTTGGTTTCCCGCTACTACATAGTTTTTATTATTAAATGTATCTTTTATCACCTTACCTGTACCAAATTTTGAAAATTGATAAGCTCTAGATTTATTGTCATCAATAATGCCATAAACCCGTTCTTTATTTGGTAAGTCATTGTTTAAAATTGATGGCCTGAATATAAAACGCGCATTATTAACCGCATAATCTCCATATGGATACACCGAATATTGCCTTGAAAATCCAGTTTGTAAACTTAAAACCTTGGTATTTGGATAAAGGGTTTTCCAAATATCCCAAGTTGTTTCTACAACATTTAATAATTTAGGTTTCTGTGAAATTAATTCCCCATTTACACATTCCAATCGTAATTGGGACCAATTACTATCTGTGCTTCTATCATACAAAATCAAATTTGCATTGTACAGTAACCCTGAAACGCCAAAGGTTGTTTTAACACCATTTGATTCACTTTTCCATCCAAAAGCTGTTCCGGTTAACGGGCAATAATTTATAGTAACGGCGTTTCCGTTAATGTCATCATTAACAATTTCATGCCAATCCAAAATTTGATGGGGATAGGCTCTGGCTTCATTACCATCTACAATCCCAACAACTAAATCACTTGCGTTTATAAAATTCGCTTCACTGGCCGTAATAAATTGCGGATTATCTATAGACGGTATCCCGTCTTTGCCAGGACCACCATCTCTAACTTCCGAAACTGGAATTAACCAGTTTGGTGTATTATCACTTGAAGGGTTTCCATCGTTGTTGTTCGGGTTTGACTGAAAAGAATCATTCTCACCACTGCTGCTGCATGATGTAAAAAACAATAAAATCAATACATAAAAAACATTTTTTTTCATAGCTTAAATATTTATTAGACCTAACTTAAGTCTGGGTTTTATTCTATATAACAATCCTGTAGTAAGTCTATATGTTGGTGTTAACTGGGTGCCATCCACATGACTATAAAGTGGTAATTCCGCTTTTACTGAAAAACTTAAATTCGGAGAAAGTGCCATTGAAAAACTGGGTATTAAAAACACCCAATCCCCTCCCGTATTATCTAAATCAAAGCCATCAATTTTATCTTTTATGGCATTTCTATATTTAAAGGAAATACTTGTGTTAACTATGGTTTTTAAGAGTAAAAATTCATCAGAAAACCCCAAAAAGGCTTGAAATTCGTTTCCGAACTTGTAAGTTGAATTTTCTAAATAGGTGTTGTTTGTTCCTGTCCCTCGGTATGTAAACCTAGTGGAAAAGGTAAATGAAGGTCTAAAATCGAAGTTTTTTGATGACGATAGCCAATAAATAACATCCCAAGCATTGCTGCCAGGTTGTAAATCGGCATTTAATGTAATGCCCTGATTGTTTTTTTTAGTTGATGATCCTAACGGTAGTTTTGCTCCCAACCCTAATGCAAAACTACTGGATGCGCCTAAAACCTTGTTAAAGTTATACTTCATTAAAATAACAGCATCCCCAACGCCTGAGGTTTTATCTAAATTTTGATTACCAAATTGTGTGATTTTTCTTCGTTGGCTAACCCAAGTGAATAATCCTTCCGCAGAAAGATGGTCGGTTATAGAATAACTCGTATTTAATAAAACAGAATGTGTTATTCGTAGTCTGGAATTATCATTTAATGTATTACTACCTTCATTTAAGGTGTTTAAATTATTATAATCATAAGATAATCCGACTTGAAGCGTTCCTTTTTCATAATTAGGCAATCCTATATTATTTGAAAGAGGAATACCTCCTGAGCAACATGTCTGTGCGTTCACATTAAGAAATAACAAAAGGACTATTAAGATAATGAAACGCTGTGGATACATACGAACAAGTTTATAATAATGGTCGCATTAATTCCCACGCCTTACTAAAATTAACATTTACGAGTGATTTTGTAAGCTATGTTATACCAAAACAGCCATTTCCCTCCCCTTTTTTAAAAACTGCGTCTAAAATGCACGCACTAAACCTAAAACCAGTTTACCAAGTATCGCCTTTAATGATTTGAAATCGCGAGTTATGAGAAGCCTTAAAAAAGAACCTATTATATTTTCCTATAGCTCGTAGATTTATTTATATATTGCAGCAATAAAAGAATAGAAATATGTCATTTGCAGATTTATTTGATAGTGGATTTAAAAAACGTAATGAAGATCATTTTGCATCTATTGTGCGTGTCGCCATGGATGATGGAATTATTTCTGAGGCAGAAAAGGATTTCTTAGATCGTTTAGCACGCAATTTGAGTATTGGTGAGAATGATTATAAGATTATTTTAAAGGATTACAAATCACATCCTATAAATCCTCCACATTCTTATGATATACGTTTAGAACGTTTATACGATTTAGCACGAATGGTTTATGTGGATCATATTGAAGGGGATGATGAAAGAGCGATATTAACAAAAGTGTCTGTAGGCCTAGGGTTTCGTCCTGATAATGTAAAATATGTGGTTGACAAGGCTTTGACTTTGGTGAGCAACGGTGTAGATTTAGACACCTTCATTAATGAAATAAAAAATATGAATAGGTAAATTTTTTACTTATTGAGATATAAGAGCGAACTATTGGGCTCGCTTTTTTATTTGTGTAGTTTTAATTGAATACGCTTTCGCGGAATATCTACCTCGAGCACTTTAACTATAATTTGCTGATGCAGGCTCACGTGTGCATTTACATCTTTAACGAAGGAATCTGATAAATTTGAAACGTGAATTAGTCCGCTTTCCTTAATACCTACATCAACAAAACATCCAAAATTGGTGATATTATTTACAATGCCCGGTAGGAGCTGACCCGCTCTTAAATCGTTGATGCTTTTTATATTTTGATTAAAGGTGAACACTTTGGCTTGCTCACGGATATCTAAACCCGGTTTCTCTAATTCTGAAACGATATCTTGAAGTGTTGGTAGGCCTACTGAATTTGTACAATACTTTTTTAAGTCTATTTTTTCAAGTAAAACAGCGTTTCCAATTAAATCGTTAACAGATGCATCGATGTCTTTTGCCATTTTATTTACTATAGCATAACGCTCTGGATGCACTGCCGAATCATCCAATGGATTTTCCGCGTCTTTAATTCTTAAAAAGGCAGCGCCTTGCTCAAAAGCTTTTTCGCCTAATCGCGGCACCTTTTTAATGCCCTTTCTAGACATAAATGCGCCATGTTCATTTCGGTAATTAAAAATGTTTTCAGCCAGTTTTGTTCCAATTCCTGAAACATAACTTAACAAGGGCTTACTCGCCGTATTGATATTGACACCTACAGAATTGACACAGTTTTCAACCACCACATCCAGCTGCTTTTGCAATTTGGTTTGATCGACATCGTGCTGATATTGCCCAACACCAATCGATTTCGCGTCTATTTTTACCAATTCGGCTAAGGGGTCTTGCAAACGTCTACCAATAGATACGGCTCCGCGAACCGTGACATCGTAATTTGGGAATTCTTCACGAGCAATTTTTGATGCCGAATAAATACTGGCGCCTGCCTCACTCACCACAAACATTTGTATCTCATTTTTAAAATGCACTTTTCTAATAAGGGCTTCGGTTTCCCGTGATGCCGTTCCGTTACCAATAGCAATGGCTTCAATTTTATAAGCATCGCAAAGCGAACTTATTTTTTTTATCGCTCCGATACTGTCATTTTTTGGTGGATGTGGGTAAATGGTTTCATTATACTTCAATTGGCCTTGTGCATCTAAACATACCACTTTACAACCCGTCCTGAATCCTGGATCAATTGCCAGAACGCGTTTTTCTCCCAGTGGAGAACCCAGTAACAACTGCTTTAGATTTTTGGCAAATACAGTAATGGCTGCTTCATCGGCCTTATCTTTTGCTATTTGTAACGCTTCATTACTTAACGATGGCAATAATAGTCGTTTATACGCATCGTTTACGGCAACTCTTATCTGTTCTGCACAGGCGTTATGACTTCTAATTATTCTATTTTCAATCTTATCTATGGCACGTTCATCATCAATTGTAATTTTGACACGAATGAAGTTTTCTTTTTCAGCTCTTAAAATAGCCAACAACCGGTGTGATGGGATTCGACTTAAAGCTTCTTCCCAATCAAAATAATCTCTAAATTTTTGAGCCTTTTCATCATCCGCTTTTGTTTTTATCACTTTCGTGGAAATCATAGCGAAACGTTCTAATTGCTGACGTATATTATTTCTAATATCTGTGCGCTCGTTTACCCATTCGGCAATAATATGGAGCGCGCCTTCTAAGGCGTCTTCTGTAGTTGCTACCTCGCCCCTCACATATTTTAAGGCTAGGGATTCCATATCATTTGCATTTTGGATCATGATCATTTTTGCCAAAGGTTCCAAGCCGTTTTGTCTTGCTTTTTCGGCTTTGGTTTTTCGGCTTTTCTTATAAGGCAAGTATAGATCTTCAAGGGTCGTTAAATCTTGAGCACTCATTATTTTTTTTTCTAATTCGGGGGTAAAAACGTCTTGTTCTATTAAGGCTTTTACAATAGTGCTTCGTCGCTTTTCTAAGGTTTCAAACGCTTCTTTATATTTTACAATATCACCAATTTGAACTTCATCTAGATTTCCAGTTCGTTCTTTTCTGTAGCGGGATATAAAAGGAATGGTACAATCTTGATTTAACAAATCTATAGTGTTCTTTACAGATTCTTCTGAAAGTTGTGTATTCAAAATTATATAGGCAATTTGGTCTATCATATGAATCAAAAAAATATTAAAGCGAATGTAATAAAGTTCCTTTTAAATTTTGAAGTGGTTTAAACTTTTTTGATTGAAGCGAAAAATAGCTATTTTTTATTCATTTTAAAGACTTTTTTGCACTTCATAGCAGGGCTACGAAGTAATAAAAAGGCGAAAAAGGGGTGAAAAGGAGCCTTTTGCAGCCAATTGAAAAAAGTTTAAACCACTTCATTAAGAAAACAAAAAAGTCTAATCATTAAGATTAGACTTTTTTTTGATATTTATTTAATGAAGGTTAGTTGCTCTGTTTTAATTTCCAGATTCTTGCTTAGCATCTTCTACCATCTTTTCATTTGGAAGAATGGCTACATTAACACGTCTATTCTTCGCACGTCCTTCAGCAGTAGAGTTATCATGCATAGGTTGTGTTTCTCCAAACCAGTTGGTTGTGAATCTGCCACTGCTCAATCCTTTATCTGTAAGATAATGTGTTACAGCGTTTGCTCTATTTTTAGACAAAGTCATGTTATAATCAGCATCTCCAGCACTGTCTGTATGCCCAACGACTAAAATATTTGTATCCGGATATTCTTTAAACACGCCAGCCAACTTGTTTAAAGTGGTTTGTGAAGCTTCATTAACGTTGTATTTATTCGTTGCGAAATACACGCCACTACCTTCGTCAAAAGTCACTACAATACCATCGTCTACACGCTCTACTTTAGCACCTGGAATCTCTTCTTCTATTTGTTGCGCTTGCTTGTCCATTTTCTTACCGATCAATACGCCGGCAGTTCCACCAACAACCCCGCCAATAACAGCTCCTAATTCGCCATTACCACCTTTTCCAACATTATTGCCAATTATAGCACCTAAAACTGCACCACCTGCAGCACCAATAACAGCGCCTTTTTGTTTATTATTCGCATTTTCCACTGATTTACAATTGGTAAAACTAAGTACCAGTATTAATGCCAAAAATGGCATTCCGATTTTATTTAAGATTGTTTTCATTGTTTTTAAAGTTTTGTAAAGTTCATGTTAATTATAAAGGGCGTGCCATCAACAGTTACGGTTTGTTGCCATTGCATAATGGATTCTGTAAGGACCGTTAATTTTAATCTGAACCCTTGATTGGTTTCCGATTTCCCTTTTTCATTGGTTGGTTTCAATAAGAAGTTAAATGTACCCGAAGCTTCGTCTACTTCTAATATGGTGAAATTAAAATTTCTATCACCAGTTGCACAAGCACTATCTGTTATGGAATAGATTCCTGTATTATTGTTAGGAATGAACTGCCAGGTACTGTTTTCAAAGCATTCTTTTGAAACATCGTTCAACAACGTCACATTATATGATCCTGTTTTACTATAATCAATTGAATTCAATGTCCAGTTTCCTTTAAGGACTTTTTTCGATTCTCTAACGGTTTTAGATGTACCGCACGATGCTAGCGATATGGCTAACAATAAAAATAAAATTTGGAGTTTTTTCATAATATTAAATATTTAAAGCAAACATACTCTATAATAACTTACCTATATGACTCAAACCGTTTAATGTTTAATGCATTTAGCTTGTAGTGATTATACTAGCCAGTTCCTACTGTGCTGTGAAAGTCTTAACTGATATGTAAACCATTATTTACGTTGGCATCATCTGGGTTTACAAATACTAATTTACCCTCAGCGGATTCTGTCATTAAAATCATGCCTTGACTTTCAACGCCTCTCAAATCTCTCGGTGCCAAATTTACAAGTACCGTTACCTTTTTTCCTATGACTTCTTCAGCAGTAAAACTTTCGGCAATTCCAGATACAATAGTGCGAACATCTATGCCCGTGTCTACTTTTAAGACCAAAAGCTTTTTGGTTTTCGGCATTTTTTCGGCTTCTAAAATAGTGCCTACCCTAATATCCAGTTTTGTGAAATCGTCAAAAGTGATGGTGTCTTTTTGTGGCTCCACGACTTTATTAGCTGCTTCATTGACTTTTTTACTAGCAATTAATTTATCCAATTGTTTCTGAATCGTTTCATCTTCAATTTTAGAAAACAGAAATTCAGCCTTTCCAATTTGGTGACCCGCTGGAATAAGAATGTCTTTTGTAACCATATCGTACCAAGGCATTGCTTCTACAAATGCGTCATGCTTTTCGTTTGCATCATTGCCGTTCTGTTTTAAATTAAGTATGCCTCTTAGTTTTTCAGAAGTAAATGGTAAAAAGGGCTCGCTCAATGTTGCTAGAGCTGATGCAATTTGAAGGGCAACATACATGATGGTTTTTGTGCGTGCTTCGTCTAGCTTGATGACTTTCCAGGGCTCTTCATCTGCTAGGTATTTGTTTCCTAATCGCGCCAAATTCATGAGCTCTTGCCCAGCCTCCCTAAAACGATAACGCTCTATGGAACTTGAAATAACATTTGGAAATGCTTTAACCGTTGCTAAAGTAGTTTTATCTATGTCTAAAAATACTGAAGGTTCTGGAATAATGCCTTCATAATATTTATTGGTTAAAACAACCACCCGATTAATGAAATTCCCAAAAATGGCAACCAATTCATTATTATTACGGGCTTGAAAATCTTTCCAAGTAAAATCATTATCCTTAGTTTCTGGAGCATTTGCAGTAAGTGCGTAGCGTAAAACATCTTGCTGATTTGGAAAATCCTCTAAATATTCAGGTAACCAAACCGCCCAATTTTTAGAAGTTGATAATTTGTTTCCTTCTAAGTTTAAAAATTCGTTGGCCGGTACGTTTTCCGGTAAAATATACGACCCTTCACTTTTTAACATCGCTGGGAAAATGATACAATGAAATACGATATTGTCTTTCCCAATGAAGTGCACTAATTTGGTATCCTTATCTTTCCAATACGGCTCCCAGTCTTTCCCTTCTCGTTCTGCCCACTCCTTGGTAGATGATATATAACCAATAGGCGCATCGAACCAGACGTAGAGGACTTTGCCTTCGCCGCCTTCAACAGGAACGGGGATGCCCCAATCTAAATCGCGAGTTACGGCACGAGGACGCAAACCATCATCAATCCAAGATTTAACTTGTCCGTAAACATTGGGTTTCCAATCTTTCTTATGACCTTTTAAAATCCATTCTTTTAAAAAATCCTCATGTTTATCTAAAGGCAAAAACCAGTGTTTTGTTTCTTTTAATGTTGGTACATTACCTGTAATGGCAGACTTTGGGTTGATTAAATCTGTCGCGTTATGGCTGGTTCCGCAATTTTCACATTGATCGCCATAACTTTCTTCATAGCCACATTTTGGGCAGGTACCCACAATAAAACGGTCGGCCAAAAACTGATTGGCCTCCGCATCATAAAATTGCTCTGTGGTTTCTTCAGTGAATTCGCCCTTGTCATACAGCGTCTTAAAAAACTCTGATGCGGTGTCGTGATGGATTTTTGCCGAAGTTCGCGAATAATTATCGAAGGTAATTCCAAAATCCTCAAAAGACTGCTTGATAATAGCGTGGTATTTATCGACAATATCTTGGGGCGACACGCCCTCTTTTTTCGCTTTAATGGTTATAGGCACACCATGCTCGTCACTTCCGCAAATAAAAACGACATCATTTCCTGTCAAACGCAAATAGCGTGCGTAAATATCCGCAGGCACATAAACCCCGGCCAAATGCCCAATATGTATGGGTCCATTAGTATAAGGCAATGCTGCAGTGATGGTATATCTTTTAGGTTTGTTCATCAATATGAAAATTAAATTTTACGTCATTGCTAAGGCGGTACAACTGTGGCAATCCTATGAATTGAAGTTCAAATACAACAGATTCCTGAGCTTCGCTCTAAATAACGTATTATTTTGAAGCCGTAAAAGTACACATTTTGAAAAGGATTTAGAAAAAAAATGTACATTTACGGTATGTCAAAAATCACACACATCCTATTCATTTTCTGTGTTGTTTTCTTCTTTGGAAGACCAACGCTTTTATCTCAAAATAATCACTCAAAAAACGCTAATATTTTGATACAACCTCCCTATTTAAAAGCCGGCGACACCGTGGCTATTGTAGCACCTTCCGGTGTTTTAAAAAACAGAACGAAAGAGGTAGAACAAGCTAAAACCCTTTTAAAAAGTTGGGGCTTGGAAGTCGTGTTGGGTGCGCATGTTTTTAGTAAAGATGATCATTTTGCAGGCACCGACAACGAACGTTGTGAGGATTTTCAAAACGCCTTAGACGATTCAAAAATCAGTGCGATCTGGTGTGCCCGTGGCGGTTACGGTACGGTGCGCATATTAGATAAATTGAATTATTCAAAATTTAAGCAAAATCCAAAATGGATTATTGGCTACTCTGATATTACCGCGCTTCATAATCAAATTCATAATAATGGCTACCAAAGTATTCATGCCTTAATGTGCACCAGTTTACAAGATGATTTAAGTACAATCGAAAACACCGTTTCTTCCTTTAAAGATGCTATTTTTGGAAAACCGATGCATTATACTTTAAAAGGATCTGAATATAATAAAGTAGGGGCAGTTACAGCGCCTTTGATTGGTGGAAATTTAACGATGTTACACACCATGTTAGGGTCTGAGACAAGTATTGATACTTCAGGAAAAATTCTTTTTATTGAAGAAATTGGCGAGTACAAATACCATATTGATCGTATGCTTCAAAGCCTAAAGCGTGCTGGCTATTTTGATAATTGCCAAGGCGTTTTGGTAGGCGATATGAGTAAATTGAGAAAGAACACCACCCTTTGGGGAACTTCTGTTGAACAATTGATTCTAGATGCGTTGGCAGATTATAATTTTCCGATTGCGTTTAATATGCCCGCGGGACATGAAAAAGATAATCGTGCCATGATATTGGGTAGGACTGTTAAGCTGATAGTGGGCAAGGAGCAGTCTACAGTCGTTTTTCAAAACTAAATGGTCTAATTTCTTTTAATTGAATTTTAAGGTAATCTCAAATTCAATAGCATCAGAAATAATATCATCTCTAATACCACCAAACAACCCTTTCGACTTATATTTAACCATTAGAATTCAGGCACCGTTCTGCTATTTTTCATATATGGTTTTTTTTACTACTAAAGTTTTTACAAATTATTTTAATAGTGCTTTCTTAAAGCCATTTGGCTTAGGATTTATGTTTTCAAAAAGCCAGCTCATAAGTCACATTACAATGTGCAAACATTTAATCCACACTTATTTTCCACACTTTGGCTGGGTTGTTGTCTCAATTTTACCAATCCTGTCTATAACGACGTTAGTTTTATTTAAATCGAAAATATTTTCCATCTTATGTTTAATAATTTAATTTGTTAGCTAACTCGTGCAATTTATTTATATCTTGAAACTATTATATGGAGTTTTACGATTTACCAAAAGAAGCACGAAATCAACTCGTTTAAAAAATCAATTGGGACGTTGCGTATGGTTTAAATTCAAACGACACATAGACTATTAATAAATAATCCTCGGGGCAAGCCCACGAGGTATTCAAAGGAAGAAAGTTTATTTTTTAGTTTGATGAAAACCTTAGGTTTTCAAACTTTCCTCTAAACCACCGACGCAAGCATCGGAGAATTCTATTGATTAAATACTTTTCCTATGAAGACACCTACATTCGTAAAACAGGTTATTTAGCTATTGGCAAAATCTTTTATTCTAAACCAGAATTACAGAACAAAATACTTTCTATTTTAAAAAACTTATTAGAATCTGACACTTCGCCTTCGCACGGAACAAGTCGCTCAGTACCAGCTCTATCAAAGTAAGACAAACAGTGGTAAATGCCGTCTGGGAAATTGGAAAATTTCATTTTGATAAAGTACCGCATTTTTTTGATACGGGCTTGTTTGATAATCATCATTCGGTTAGAAACACAGTAATTGGCTCAGTTAAAAAAAAAGGGGGGGGGGTAAAAAGGTTGTTGCGCATTTTAATACTTGGGGAAACAAATCGCTTGTGCAAAAAACACTCGACGAAATTGTTGATGTACATAACCGGTATAAAAAGTTTTCGGTTTTATCTCAGCAGGAAGCTATTGAGTTTATTGATGGGAATTATAAACCCAAAATTTGATACTTTCTATTTTATTCCATTATTAAATTATTTGAACTTTAGCTACGCCTCCTCTTAAAAAAAGGAATTGATAAAGGATATTTACAAGTACCAGAACCCAAAGCCTTAAAAATATTGACTATACTAACCACAATACCATATAAATAAACAGCTGCCGTACCAAAAAAATTAAATCCTGGAAACGGGAAAAAGGCTAATAACGATATTACAAGCAACAGCGACATTGTAAAATGAAAATTAATGACTGCCCTACCGTGCTCGTCATAAATTTTATTATCTTCTGCTTTATGAATCCATATAAACAAAGGAAACAATACATTTGCAAACGGAATGATTAACCCAAAAAAAGGTAAGCCATGAAGTAAAAGCATCCATTTGCGTTGAATGGTTTCTTCCTTTGGGTTTTCTATAACAATAAGATCATCAACATTTATATCTAGTCCAACTGCCAATAATTTAACCGTTTGTAAATGCGGTTGGACTTCCCCTTTTTCTATACGTTGAATTGTACGCACACCAACTGAAGTTTTTTCAGATAAATCTTCTTGAGTATACCCTTTTAACCTTCGTTGGTATATTAAATTTTCACTTATGGATCGATTTTTCATTTCTGATATTTTAATTTAAATGGATTTGTTCTTTTTTAGAAGACACTTTTTTCCATTTCCATAAACAAATTCCTAAAATTATAAATCCAATATTTAGGGCTATAATATATAACAATATCCCAATTGGATTGAATCCTATTGGTTCGTCTTGAACTGCTTTTGTTAAATATAAGATAGATGAATTGAGTTTATCCTCAGTAAATAATTTATTATTAGCAATATTACTACCCCAATGGATTCCAATAGCAAATAAAATTGTACCTGATTTTAGCAATGCTGTAGCAAGAACCAAATGCCCAATAACTATAGAAATAGAATAGAAAATTGCTCCAAATATTCCTATCCCAAAAACATCGTGCATGGCTATAAAAACCATAGATATAATAATTTTAGCAACGGTTAAATTGGTCATTGAGATTATTTTTTTATAGATATATCCTCTGCAAATCAATTCTTGCACCGCAGCTGTTGGTAAAACCCAATATATATGCTTTAAAATATTAGAGTAGTCCATACTTCCATTTATTTGAATAAAATCTTCAGTTAAAAATGATTTTAAGCAATAACCCACAAATACAGCTAAAACACCCAGAACAAGTCCAAAAAATAATAAATATAGATTTGTTTTTTTTAAGTTAAGACCGAGTTCATTAAGGTTTTTGTTTTCTGTATTATACATTATGCCATTCACAACAATCAAAAGTATAACACCAACAAACGGAAATACTTCTTTAAGTTTTGGAAAATTAATTATTGAACTTAAAAAAAGTGCAATAATTATAAGTATAACAGTAAATACGAGCCTTGAAACGTTAGGAAAGCTTTTAATAATTCTATTCATGTTTTTGATTATAGCCATGATTTTTTAATACACCACAAAACTAAATCAACCTCCCTGTTTTTAGCACGTCATTTAAATGTCACCTATATGTCATTTGTAGATTTTAAAGGCGTTACGAAGAAAACATGCTAAATAGAAATACATTAAAACCCGCGTTCCTTCTGCAATTGCTCATAAGCGTTCTGCACTTGCCTAAATTTTTCCTCGGCACCGTGTTGATGTTCTTTTCCTAAATGGATGACTTTATCTGGATGATACTTTTTAGCCATGGTTCTATAGGCCTTTTTAATTTCATCTACCGTAGCAGTTTTATCTATTTCTAGAATTTTATATGGATTGGATCCACCATGGAACATGGCTTTGATACTTTCATAATCGCGTGCACTAATGCCCAAATAACCAGCTATGGTGTAAATTTGTTTGACTTCATCTTCAGATACAAATCCATCGGACTTTGCTATACCAAATAGAAAATGTAACAGTTGTAAGCGCGATGGATGATCCATCATCTGCCTAATTTGCAAACACACCTGT encodes the following:
- a CDS encoding S66 peptidase family protein, with translation MSKITHILFIFCVVFFFGRPTLLSQNNHSKNANILIQPPYLKAGDTVAIVAPSGVLKNRTKEVEQAKTLLKSWGLEVVLGAHVFSKDDHFAGTDNERCEDFQNALDDSKISAIWCARGGYGTVRILDKLNYSKFKQNPKWIIGYSDITALHNQIHNNGYQSIHALMCTSLQDDLSTIENTVSSFKDAIFGKPMHYTLKGSEYNKVGAVTAPLIGGNLTMLHTMLGSETSIDTSGKILFIEEIGEYKYHIDRMLQSLKRAGYFDNCQGVLVGDMSKLRKNTTLWGTSVEQLILDALADYNFPIAFNMPAGHEKDNRAMILGRTVKLIVGKEQSTVVFQN
- a CDS encoding helix-turn-helix domain-containing protein, translated to MKNRSISENLIYQRRLKGYTQEDLSEKTSVGVRTIQRIEKGEVQPHLQTVKLLAVGLDINVDDLIVIENPKEETIQRKWMLLLHGLPFFGLIIPFANVLFPLFIWIHKAEDNKIYDEHGRAVINFHFTMSLLLVISLLAFFPFPGFNFFGTAAVYLYGIVVSIVNIFKALGSGTCKYPLSIPFFKRRRS
- a CDS encoding CPBP family intramembrane glutamic endopeptidase, producing MNRIIKSFPNVSRLVFTVILIIIALFLSSIINFPKLKEVFPFVGVILLIVVNGIMYNTENKNLNELGLNLKKTNLYLLFFGLVLGVLAVFVGYCLKSFLTEDFIQINGSMDYSNILKHIYWVLPTAAVQELICRGYIYKKIISMTNLTVAKIIISMVFIAMHDVFGIGIFGAIFYSISIVIGHLVLATALLKSGTILFAIGIHWGSNIANNKLFTEDKLNSSILYLTKAVQDEPIGFNPIGILLYIIALNIGFIILGICLWKWKKVSSKKEQIHLN
- a CDS encoding TerB family tellurite resistance protein, yielding MSFSKWIGASLGWSFGGPIGAILGLVLGSILDAFTNGENNPFLEQGDAQRPQGRTAYRTRRQQRPQTQSGDFEVSLLILASIVIKADGRQDQRELDFVRQQFVGMYGKERANHAFKLFKEITKQKSIPTRQVCLQIRQMMDHPSRLQLLHFLFGIAKSDGFVSEDEVKQIYTIAGYLGISARDYESIKAMFHGGSNPYKILEIDKTATVDEIKKAYRTMAKKYHPDKVIHLGKEHQHGAEEKFRQVQNAYEQLQKERGF